From Sphingobacterium bambusae:
ACTGCTTTAAAGACTACTGAAAATAAGGGCTTGATATCATTTCAGATTGATAACAGGCATATACGCTATTATCAAAAAGAGATGCCTTGGGCTTTGCTGTTCCTTCTTTGCGAAAATGCTAATCAGAAAGTGTATTGGTATGCTATCCAGTTGGATAGTTCGCTTGAACGTCGACTAAATCAATCTATAGCTCAAAACAAAAGATCTATGCAGATCTTTTTAGATCCTAAAAATGTTCTGGAAGAAAGTAGTTTTAACACTTTTGTTAATGATGCGAAAAAATCGAATGTGGCGCAATTCTTTAGGGATTCAGAACAACTAGTGACTACCATCAGTGCTGATGTAGATTTTAAAGTTGACCGAAGTAAACCCCTTTTAGATCAATTGTATTCTTTGTTTGAATATCTTTTTGGGGAATTATTGTACCTTCCAAAACATTTAATAACTCAATATTATCCATTTAAAATTTCTGAATTTCAATCGTCATTCTATCACCAATTTAAACTGTACACTAACAATGAGGAATTGGTGACAATGATCGATAGTTTTAAGGTTCAATCCGATGGAAATATTGATTTTACTGAACCTGCGTTTATTAGGGATGTGGATGAATACGAAAAAAAAGCGAAAATAATTTTTGAAAGGTTTAGCAATAATCACATTTACAGTATAATAGCTGAAAAATCAAGGCGGGAAGTTCCCACTCGATATTTTAAGAAAAGGAAGTGTAATTGCATAGTTTGCTGTTACAGCAGACTTGAAATTCCTAAGGTACTCAAGATGCTGCAAAATTCTCGAGCGCAATCTTTAGAAGACCGTATGAAGATGGCGTATATGAATTATATGTTTGGTAATTATCTTCAGGCTGCAAAGGCATTTGAAGAAATTGGAGTAGTCGCAAAAAAAAAGAAAAAAGAGACTTTGAACTTGATCACGCAATTTAATTTAATCAAATTGGGGAGGCTAATTAGAAGTAACTATTATAGCCATGAAGAACTGGAGCTTGGAAAAAAAATGATGGAAATCAATTTGGACAAAGCTGTATATTTTGCTCCCAGCAATAGTCATCACCGAAAGCTTTTTAACTACATCAAAGAGTCGAGATTCTATACTGATAGTGTTTACGAAGTACAGAGCGCAATATCAAAATTGCGGAGCGAGTATCAGAGTTATATTAACGGCGCACAGTTTGTAACGCATTCCTATGAGCAATTACTTACTGGTTTTGCCAAAATGAGTTCTTTTATTGGAGGAAATATGATCATTTACGATCGCTTCGCGGAATTTAGCATGCAGATGACTGAGTTCACTGAGGGACTGTTTATTGCTTTGGCGCTTAGGGAGACTAATAGCAATGTAATTTCTAATTTTAATAATTACCATATCAAAACGCTTATCTTTGATGGCGATCATAAAGTAATATGGCGCTATTTTAATAAATATCATTTAAAATCAATCTCATATGTAGAAAGTGATGGTGAATTTTTCTCATTGATTGCTAATTTACTGTCGAATCATCATGTAGTTTGTAACGTATACAAATCATATCCGGACGAAAGAAAAGACTTTCTGCATGAACGTTACGCTGAAATTTTTGCAAACTGTTTTTGTCTTGCAGCGATTGTTAATATGGATGAAAAGCAGGTGGAAAAAATTGTTATTGGGATCATGCATTGCTTTACCAAAGAAGATTTGCCTAATTTTGAGGTTTATGTTCAGGTTAATAATTTTTTTAATTTAAAACGTCGTCAGCTATCCGATGAAATGCTAAAGAAACTTATCATTTTCTTTTTAGAGTGTAGGGGAACGTATCGTGAAAAACCATTAGAGCTTTTTGCTGAAGAATTAAAACTTAGAAATATTTCGATCAGTTTATCTACTTCTCAATACCAGAAACTCTTCAATTTTGCGTTAGGAGATAACGGGGAATTGATGGAGAATTTTAATGTACTTTGTTCATTTTATGCCATTTCGGAAGAAACATTCAAACTCCGTGTTAAGCGCAAAATCGAAGAACAGCTCAATAAAAAATTTGATCCCTACCACTACAATTATGCCGTAATCTGGGGGGTACTTCCGTTTGAAAAATCTGATCTGTTGAACAGATTTATAGAGGCTACATATCCTGATCCTTCTCATGTCTCTTTTGGAGCCAGTTTTTATGGACCTCAGGCTAATCCGTATCCAAAGTTTGATATGCTTTTTAATCTGTGTTTTAAATTTGAGTTGAGTGCCAGCGCAATTACTAAAAAAAAGATGGTTGGTTTTGGGGATTACTATGATTGGCTGCTGGACCTTAACGGTTTTGACTATAACAAATTTAAAGTATCTTGGCTTATTTTAAATCCCACAAAATTCTTCTTTCAATATTATGCAAAGTCGCCAAAATTAAAAGAGATAATAGAAGATTACTTGCAAAATAATAGGGATATTCAAGTGGAAAGGTTGTATTTCGATATATACAGTAAGAAGAATAATAATCTGAATGCCTAAAATTATTGGAAATAGGTTAATCTTGTAATTTCTGCGCCATAGTCCCCCAATTGGCCAGTCGCATCGTCCATTTTTTCTTAATGTTTTTATGTGCTAAATAGACCAGTTTCAATAAGGCCATATCTGAAGTGAAGGCACCTTTGGTTTTAGTGACCTTACGGATCTGACGATGGAATCCTTCTATCGTATTGGTGGTGTAGATCAATTTTCGGATGGATTTATCGTATCGGAAATAGGTGGGCAGACGATCCCAGTTACGCCGCCACGAGTCGATGATCACTGGATACTTTTCGCCCCATTTATCATGAAGTTCATCCATCCGCAGTCCGGCAAGATCCAATGTATCGGCTCGGTACACTGGTTTTAGGTCGTTCATAAATTCCTTCTGGTCTTTACTGGCCACATACTTTAAGCTATTACGGATCTGGTGCACGACACAGGTCTGTACTTCGGTGTCGGGAAAAATACTTTGTATCGCCTCTGAAAAGCCTTTTAGATTATCGATACAGGCTATTAAGATATCCTCCACACCACGGTTCTGTAAATCGGTCAGTACGCTCAGCCAAAAGTTAGCACCCTCATTTTCCGAAACATACATTCCCAGTAAATGCTTGTACCCATTTCGATCAATGCCAAGGATATTGTATACTGCCCGAGAAACAAAACGATGATCTTCTTTTACCTTGTAGTGCATAGCATCCATCCACACGATCGTATAAAGAGAATCTAGGCTTCTTGATTGCCATTCCTTGATCTCAGGAATGATCTTATCGGTAATGGAAGAAAGTGTACTGTGGCTGATGTCAGTGTCGTACATTTCCTTGATGTGGTTCTAAATATCACGTCAGCTCATACCAAAACCATACATACCTAAAATCTTCTTCTCAAGACTCTCCGCTAAAATAGTCTCTCGTTTCTTAACCAACTGGGGCTCGAAGGTAGATTGACGATCACGGGGTGTTTCGATATCGATCGTACCATCCGAAGTTCGGATCTGCTTACTGGACTTGCCATTACGCCGATTACCACTGGAGCGCTGGTCCTCGTCCATATGGCTCTCCATTTCAGCTTCTAACGCTGCTTCTAAAAACTTTTTCATTAATGGAGCAAAAGCTCCATTCTTACCATAAAGTGATTCTCCGCTGCGTAACTGCTCCAGAGCTTTATCCTTCATGGACTCAAAATCAAAATCACTGTCTTTAATACTCATAATTACTATATCAAAAATAATATTTCTATTTATTATACTTGACACAGTTTGTTTTACACTCACAAAAAAATGGCGTTGTCATATTGCTTTCGCTATTAATAGACAGATAACCAATTGAGATAAAGACCAAAATAATTGATGCCACGGCTCCCTTTTTGTTCGCTAGTATCAAATCTCCAAACCTCCCAGCACCTTTAGTAGCTGATATTGCTTTTGTTTGGGTTTGTAGTAAAATTGCTAGTACTGTCAATAAAAAACCGAAACTAATCGATGAATAGTCGACAGCTTTATCAAAAAGCTTCTCCATATTAATTTTGGAGCTCCATTTTTAAAGTAAGTCCATAAAAAGTAACAACAGCGACAATGCTATCGATAGAAATTGTTCTTTAAGTCTGTATTTTAAGTTCCGCTGTAAGACGTAATGGTGCCGTATAGTTACTCTTTCTTTTATTTATATTTAAGGTAGTAACAAAGCCTAATTAAACGATCCATATGTTGACACCCGAACAAGATGATTTTTACCATAGATGGCTACAGAAGGCTAATCACGTAAACGGACATGATGTTGCTGATCTGATCGATGAATATGTTAGTCTTTTTATCGTCTATAATTTCTTATACAACATCGTTCCTGCAGAACGCTACAGAAGGGAGGGTGTGCGCAGAGAATACGTGAAAGACATGGAGAGGGCCACAGCGCATATGGTTGGTTTTGTTGGTGCGAAAGCCATGGCTAATCACCTGGATGCGCAGGGGCTGAATGTGGGAATAAAGGAGCTGGCAGATGCCATGCCACATTTCAATATAGTCCTAGATAAAGGGCGACCGCGCAAACTTCAGGATGAAAGGCTGATTTTGGAATTAACTTCAGATGATGCTTTGAAGATGCTTGCTGTAATGAAGATTTTGTATCATATCCGCTGTAATATCGTACACGGAGAAAAAGGGCTTTACCAGTATCAGGAGCTTCTGTTACTACCTGCTTTAACACTGCTACGCGCGATCGTAGTTTATCTTCATGATAGATTGTTGGAAGTAAGATAAGGAATTAGTATCCCAAGATGGCTAGAAGTATGTCCCTTAACCACCTTGGGATATTTTATGGAGACACTATTCTTTTGCCTCTGTTTCTTTGTCCGTTTCCTTTTCTTTGGTCAATACCTCGAGTATGGATTTTAGTACAGAGGTGCCAGATTCACTGGTCGCATCTACAAATGCGGCACGTTGTGCGGCCTTGATCTTGGCGGGGTTGACTTCAGTGACGACAACTTCTATTTCGTATAAGCCAGAGTTTACGTTTAGAGCTTGAGGTTTTTGCGTTATTACACTTTTTTTGATTAGCTCCTCTGTTAGTTGCACCGGTGGCTTTTTCCCTTCAGTTTTTATTGTAATGGTCGTGTCTCTCGTGTCAGAAGTGTCAGCTCTGGATACAACAGATTTAGGCAGTATAGGAATCCAACCACTGTATATTTTATCGTCAACCACGGGTTCACCAACCCGTACCATGGGGATATTCATGGAGACAGTTCTGATATCATTCAACTTATATTCACCGGCAGCAAGAGAAAGACTTTTGACCTTAATTTCTACGGTCAGGTCAACGAATCGCGAATTGCCTTTCAGTTTAGCTATGGAATAGTTGTACTTAAATGAAGAGGTATCTTTGTTTACCATGTATCGGAATGCTGTCTGATCATCAGATTGCTCAGGTATCAGTTCAAACGAGATTGCAGGAGTAGTGGTACCTGTTTCTGCATCTTTCTCCAATACAATGTTTCTCGATATTGTGAGCTTTGGTAAGTTTATAGTCTCGGCCGAAGTACGGAAATTCTGCGCCGAATTAGACGCCTTATATGAGCCGGTATATTTGAGTGCATCCGACTTTAGTTTTTGCTGCACACTTTTCACGCCCAAGTCAATCAATGAAGGTCCGATGATAGCAGCAATTCCTGCTATACCACCCATCTGATTTTTGCTTTTTGCACCAATGGGTGTGATTGTTAGTGTAGTTTTTTCCGACACTATTTTTGGGTTATCGCCACTGCTATAGTTTTTTAGTCCACTACAACTACTTGCTAGCAATAGGATGGCAAGTAGGAAGATGTTAGTTTTCATAAATTTCGTGTGTTTGTTTTTTTACTGCGTTTAGTATAGATGTTATTGATGTAGCAACTGCATTTGTTTCGCCATCGCCCTGGCAGTGTAATCCAACGATTTTTATATTTGTATCATTGTCGTTTACGATCCATAGCGATCCGGAATCACCGTCCAGTGAGAGTGGTAGGTTTTTGTCCTGAAAGTTCGGATCTGATATGATTGGAAATCTCGCGGGGTTGCGCAAAGATTGGCCATACACTATCCCGTAAGTTATCCCGGAGGTCGCTCCGGTCTTTTTGACTTTTGTTTGTCCATAAATAGGATCGACAGGTATAATCTGTTTTATTACACCAGGAAAGCCATTCAGGGATTGGGTAAGGTTTACCGGCTCTTCTATGCCAATAAGTGCGAAATCAAGTGCCTGATCGAATACCGTTGATGCAACGCCGATGCTATTGATGGATTTGGTATCGTGCAAGTGCTGAAATATCCTGCATTTACCGGCGTAGTCAGTTTGTACCATTTGAGCTGGGATAGATCCATAGAGTACATGATAATTGGTGATTCCCACGTAGGTGCCGTTCAAGGTCATTACGGCGCCCAGCGTACCGTATGCGTATGGATCTGCTAAAAAAATCTGACTTAGGATCTGTGAGCCGCCAATAAGGGGACGGATTTTTGTTCGTGGCGGCAATACCAATATCTGTAGCCTGTTGTCGAAATCTACCACATCAGTCTTGAAACCAGCAATTTCATTAGGCAAGACAAGATTACTTCTTAGCGATTTAGTAGACATCTTCTTTCTGACATTGAACCGTATGCACAGTTCATCCGTAATCAGGCCATCTACTAATTTAAGGCCGAACTCGATATCTACAATATCCGGTCTGTCCGCATAGTCCTCTATAGCCTTCGCTGCCCTTTTATATAGTTGTTTCTGTTTTCGCAGTGTTAGTTTCATCGGTAGTTAAGGTTTAGTTTATAATGTGTTAAGTTGGGTGATTAAATACAAATATGCAATACCCCAAAAGGGGTATTTTATGGGTCGTTTTGGAGGCATCTTTCCTTGTAATTACGGCAATTCCGCTTCAATTTTCA
This genomic window contains:
- a CDS encoding DUF4365 domain-containing protein codes for the protein MSKKRSSEEIQESGNILLDNVLEKIRVAYQDIKIIKTSEEHQKDRGVDFQIELIDKSNERTLEMFKLQVKATDEPVTALKTTENKGLISFQIDNRHIRYYQKEMPWALLFLLCENANQKVYWYAIQLDSSLERRLNQSIAQNKRSMQIFLDPKNVLEESSFNTFVNDAKKSNVAQFFRDSEQLVTTISADVDFKVDRSKPLLDQLYSLFEYLFGELLYLPKHLITQYYPFKISEFQSSFYHQFKLYTNNEELVTMIDSFKVQSDGNIDFTEPAFIRDVDEYEKKAKIIFERFSNNHIYSIIAEKSRREVPTRYFKKRKCNCIVCCYSRLEIPKVLKMLQNSRAQSLEDRMKMAYMNYMFGNYLQAAKAFEEIGVVAKKKKKETLNLITQFNLIKLGRLIRSNYYSHEELELGKKMMEINLDKAVYFAPSNSHHRKLFNYIKESRFYTDSVYEVQSAISKLRSEYQSYINGAQFVTHSYEQLLTGFAKMSSFIGGNMIIYDRFAEFSMQMTEFTEGLFIALALRETNSNVISNFNNYHIKTLIFDGDHKVIWRYFNKYHLKSISYVESDGEFFSLIANLLSNHHVVCNVYKSYPDERKDFLHERYAEIFANCFCLAAIVNMDEKQVEKIVIGIMHCFTKEDLPNFEVYVQVNNFFNLKRRQLSDEMLKKLIIFFLECRGTYREKPLELFAEELKLRNISISLSTSQYQKLFNFALGDNGELMENFNVLCSFYAISEETFKLRVKRKIEEQLNKKFDPYHYNYAVIWGVLPFEKSDLLNRFIEATYPDPSHVSFGASFYGPQANPYPKFDMLFNLCFKFELSASAITKKKMVGFGDYYDWLLDLNGFDYNKFKVSWLILNPTKFFFQYYAKSPKLKEIIEDYLQNNRDIQVERLYFDIYSKKNNNLNA